Part of the Brachionichthys hirsutus isolate HB-005 unplaced genomic scaffold, CSIRO-AGI_Bhir_v1 contig_1476, whole genome shotgun sequence genome is shown below.
TTATGGTCAATTGTAAACTTTGACTTTACATCTTCTGATATGTGTCCAAAATCGTAAATCACGTCTCCATTCAGTCCCTCGTCGGCGTCAGTAGCATTGACTGTTAATACCACTGTATCTATTGGAGAGTTCTCAGGCAGACTGGCTTTATAGACGGCCTGGCTGAACACCGGGACGTTATCGTTAGCATCCAGCACGGTGACGTGTATGACTACAGTACCTGATCTCCGAGGAGAGCCGCCATCCACAGCTGTGAGAAGCAGATTGATTTCCTTCACGTTTTCGCGGTCGAGCTCTTTGTTCAGCAGAAGCTCCACAGAATTCGTCCCGACGCCCAGAATAAAGTTATCATTACTCTGTAGGTTGTACGTCTGGACGGAATATTTGCCGATATCTGCGTCATGCGCCTCTTCCATTGGGAAACGGGCGCCTTTGTCAGCCAACTCGCTGATATCTATATTCATTAATTCTTTTTTAAACCGAGGAGAGTTGTCGTTTACATCCTGAATATGCAGATTAATTCGGTGCAATTCTAATGGGCTCTCTAACATGAGTTCCTGCTTTAAGACGCATGCTGCTTTGTCTCCACAGAGGCCTTCTCTGTCAATCCTTTCGGCTGCAGTCAGATCCCCGTTATAGAGGTTCAAGTCACAAAAACGGTTGCCGCCTCCTTCGGTGTCGATGCGGGCCTTTCGAGCCGATAGTTGGCTTGTTTCAAGACCCAGAGCTTTGGCGATATTTCCGATCACTGATCCGCGTTTCATCTCCTCTGGGAAAGAAAAGCTAATATCCCCTCTCGCACGGTGAAAAGAGAAGAGCATCGAAAAAAGCGCACAGCTGTGCAGGAATCTTGGGATGGTCATGCTGATGCCGGTGCATGTGAAAGGGTCCAGCTTTGCTTAGTCCTTTATAAGTGGAGCGAAACAAATGAACGgcttaagaaaaaaaattaaccCGATTCAAACAGATTTCTGCCTCTCTCGTCAACCGCAGCACCTTCGGTCAAATTATGCGTCGACGAATGTGGGTTGATGTCGAGACACGGTCTGTAACATCTGGTGCATGGCGACATCATGAGTTTCTTTCAGAAACTGCATTCTTCACTCATAAAACTGTACAATTTGTACAGTTAAGAATAAGACATATTTGGACAGTAGAAATGTACATGGAAAAGGATTCAGTGTAGTCGAGGCGTGCTAAGATCAAGAAATTCCAAATTATTATTTCGCCACACTCTATTCTCaaggaacacaaaataaactgatATTTGTGTGATTATTTATCTGCatatttggaaataaatatgTGAATCACTAATTGTTTGGTGAACATCGAACCATAACTCataaaaaacagaattattttCCACTGAAGACAAATATGCTGTGATTTTTGCAAGGTATTGTTTGGAATGTTTTAGAAAActataaataaaagtacaatgtCTACTATAAATATAGGCcacaaaaaagaacatttctgcATAAAAGTGATATTCAAAATACTTCAATGAACATAATACAAAACAGAGATGAGTTTTACTGCTGCAATACACAAATGAAGCAGTGGTTGAACATCAAGGACCGAGACACAAAAACCTATGTGTGAGTCTATCCTGTAACTCTGTAAACTGATGGAAGAGAATATCGTCAGTCTAAACTTTTATAACTGCATGACTCTGGAAaatttgtaaatgggtttcttaaAACAGTCAAGAGTTAAGGATGAATGAAGCTAGTGtgtttttaatggaaaatgaaaaatgacatcCTATAATGCATTGTGTGAGATGCTCGttttaaaacaacacaacacaacaaaaaaataatatattaacgTATTGGTCTGAATCATGAAGGGGGAGCAACTGAAACTGCAAAATGGCATGTGTTCCTACCTCAAGAGAACCATCACAAtctccaaaaacacaaacaaataccgTTGGGATTTTACTCAGAGTCTGCTCAGCAGtatgtctaaaaacaacaactcggTAATGATGTAATAAACAGTGCACTGAATGTTGGCAAGATGTATACGTCATTTATGTAACGTTAGATGCAACACGCATAAAAGTTGAGGGAAGATTGTCCTCGTAATGGTAAAGATGATACCAGTATGATGCGACATTATGCAACAATTCATTCCAAATTCTTGAATGGATATTTCCACAAGTGTTCAAGTCAAACCTGTTGCTAAAACTAAACCATTCACACGTGAATAAAGACAGCAGTGGTTTAGCACCAAGGACAGATACACAAGCACAAAGTGAAACTCAGCAGAACGCACCCAAACATGCTTCTGCAATGCAAGCAGATAAAAACCAAGCATGGACAACAGAACTTCATCTTCCAGCATCGGCACTAATCGAGAATATTTGCTCACGTTACGCAACAGTCATCTGAGAGACAGAAGGTATACTCAACGTGTAAACTGAGAACAACTGAAAGTAACAAAAAGGAACCTTTGAATGAAAATGCTATTAATTGTTAATGTGAaattcataaaatacaaatcaaggCATGTGCTGCATTTTTTAGTTGGTGGAAATAGGCGGAACgtaaacaagatttttttttaaagcaatgctTTGAGCATTTGCCTTCATCATAAATGTGCTACAATTTGAATAGAAAATTGGACGTGGCCCTACCTCAGGCGATCCATCACGATCTCCAAACACATCAGCAAAGTCTGTTgggcttttcctcagagtctggtcagcaggcagtgtgttgtcattgtatgaCGTCACAAACTTGAAGTCACTGGTTCTAGATCCCGTTGTCAGGTATGCGTCATAATTGTAAGCGCTGCGTAAAGTTCCTGTGCCGTCAACGTCTGCGTAATTAGGAGGGAGATACGCGCCGGGGATGGCGactgctccatcaaacaacaGTCTGGGCTTTCTCCTGCGACAGAACCTCACacccaggatgatgatgatgaaggtcagaaagaaggtggacacacacaccagagcgatgatcagataagatgtcagtttggaatccttctcgtcataagaaatgtccttcagttctggcacctcagccaagttatcagaaatcagtaaatacatggagcaggtggcggagagagagggctgtccgttatctttcactgacacgataaggttctgtttcatgttgtcagattctgaaatgtcccgctgggtcctgatctctccgttgtggaggccaatagtgaaaagtcccggatccgtggatttgactatatgataggacagccaggcgttctgtccggagtccgcgtccaccgctatcactttggacaccacagagcctccgtttgcagctttggggaccagctcggtcatgaacgagctgccctccggggcggggtacaggatctgaggacagttgtcattcacatccgatatgaacacactgacagtcacgttgctgctgagcggaggagaaccgttgtctctggccatcacgtggactttaaaactcctcagctgttcataatcaaacgacctcacagcgtggatcacccccgtgtctccgttaaCGGAAACGTAGGAGGACACCGGGGCACCGTTCACCTCACCGGCTAGCACAGAATAAATGACGGTACCGTTCTGTCTCCAGTCGGGGTCTCGAGCAGTAACGGAACATAAAGTGGAgccaggtttgttattttcactcacatgtgcgctgtaggactgttcctcaaacacaggtgggttgtcgttgatgtctgctacagataactggacacttttagaggaggacagaggtggagagccctcgtcagtggcagtgattgtaatgttgtaatcagacactacttcacggtccagttgtcctgtggtcaccagagaataatagtttttaatggacgGAACCAACTTGAAAGGGACGTTCTGCTGAATAGAACAGCGGACCTGTCGGTTATTCTCAGAGTCTCTGTCCTGCACGTTAACGACGCCCACCTCTGTACCAGGTGACACGTTCTCAGGTATGTAATTGGTCAGTGACTTCAGGTTAATAACAGGTTCATTGTCATTTATATCAGTGATATCAATAATCAGAGTTGAGTATGACACTAATCCCAAACCATCTTTTGCGCTTATCTGCATTTCATATGACGATTCTTTCTCATAATCAATAGTTCCAGATACTCTCACCTCTCCTGATTTAGAATCCAAGGAAAACAAGTTACTTTCCTCAAAGACATGATAGAAGCCAAAGGTAATTTCACTGTTCactccctcgtcttcatcagtaGCACTGACTGTAATCACCAACGTCTCCAGAGGAGAGTTTTCAGGCAGACTGGCTTTATAGACCGTCTGACTAAACACTGGAACATTATCGTTAGCATCCAGGACAGTGACGCGTATGACTACAGTACCTGATCTCTGAGGAGAGCCGCCATCCAGAGCTGTAAGCAGTAACATAAGCTCTTTGTTGTCCTCTCTATCCAATTCTTTATTTAACACTAATTCACAGTGTTTTCGTCCACCTGCTTTCGTATTTAcgtttaatttgaaatgatcattctgctgcagtgagTAGCCCTGAACAGAATTATCTCCGATGTCCGCATCGTGCGCCTCACCAAGAAGAAAACGCGCACCCTTGACAGCAGATTCCTGAATCTCAATTCTCAGGGATTCCTCTTGAAACTGCGGTGAATTATCGTTGATGTCCTGAACGCGGATATTAATGCGGTGCAGTTCTAAAGGATTTTCCAACACA
Proteins encoded:
- the LOC137914217 gene encoding protocadherin gamma-A11-like — encoded protein: MEYYRFALLCGLASIFLVLHPVCGDVSYSMPEELKRGSVIGNIAKDLGLDLSRLSARKARIDTEDNGVNYCAVKLNTGDLIVQERIDREALCSKKASCVLKQELVLENPLELHRINIRVQDINDNSPQFQEESLRIEIQESAVKGARFLLGEAHDADIGDNSVQGYSLQQNDHFKLNVNTKAGGRKHCELVLNKELDREDNKELMLLLTALDGGSPQRSGTVVIRVTVLDANDNVPVFSQTVYKASLPENSPLETLVITVSATDEDEGVNSEITFGFYHVFEESNLFSLDSKSGEVRVSGTIDYEKESSYEMQISAKDGLGLVSYSTLIIDITDINDNEPVINLKSLTNYIPENVSPGTEVGVVNVQDRDSENNRQVRCSIQQNVPFKLVPSIKNYYSLVTTGQLDREVVSDYNITITATDEGSPPLSSSKSVQLSVADINDNPPVFEEQSYSAHVSENNKPGSTLCSVTARDPDWRQNGTVIYSVLAGEVNGAPVSSYVSVNGDTGVIHAVRSFDYEQLRSFKVHVMARDNGSPPLSSNVTVSVFISDVNDNCPQILYPAPEGSSFMTELVPKAANGGSVVSKVIAVDADSGQNAWLSYHIVKSTDPGLFTIGLHNGEIRTQRDISESDNMKQNLIVSVKDNGQPSLSATCSMYLLISDNLAEVPELKDISYDEKDSKLTSYLIIALVCVSTFFLTFIIIILGVRFCRRRKPRLLFDGAVAIPGAYLPPNYADVDGTGTLRSAYNYDAYLTTGSRTSDFKFVTSYNDNTLPADQTLRKSPTDFADVFGDRDGSPEMTVA